One Pseudomonas rhizophila DNA window includes the following coding sequences:
- a CDS encoding TetR/AcrR family transcriptional regulator: MRPLKIPRDELLQRCANTFKRLGYHGTTMDALSSACGLTKASFYHHYPNKESLLRDVLDWTHERLKQSLFSIAFDESLAPQERLTRMGRKAGKLFQDDSIGCLMGVVAVDATYGKVELMAPIQRFLDDWTLAFAELYGGQHSREESLRLGRQLVADFEGAILLARIYADPSYIDAVIERGLRQLDCA, encoded by the coding sequence ATGCGGCCACTGAAAATCCCGCGCGATGAGCTCCTACAGCGCTGCGCCAACACCTTCAAGCGTCTTGGCTACCATGGCACTACCATGGATGCGTTATCGTCCGCCTGTGGACTGACCAAGGCCTCGTTCTATCATCACTACCCCAACAAGGAATCGCTCCTGCGGGACGTATTGGACTGGACGCATGAACGGCTGAAACAGTCGTTGTTTTCTATCGCTTTTGATGAAAGTCTGGCGCCGCAGGAGCGACTTACACGCATGGGGCGCAAGGCTGGCAAGCTCTTTCAGGACGATTCGATCGGCTGTCTGATGGGCGTCGTTGCGGTCGATGCCACCTATGGCAAGGTAGAGCTCATGGCGCCCATTCAGCGCTTTCTGGATGACTGGACTCTGGCGTTTGCCGAGCTCTATGGCGGCCAGCACAGCAGGGAAGAGTCACTGCGTTTGGGGCGGCAGTTGGTAGCCGATTTCGAGGGCGCAATCTTATTGGCCCGTATCTACGCAGATCCAAGCTACATAGACGCGGTGATCGAGCGCGGCCTGAGGCAGTTGGACTGCGCCTAG
- a CDS encoding TetR/AcrR family transcriptional regulator: MEPELKHRDGVREKKRREMYRRITDVGLTLFAEHGYEATTLDAIAEASGIARRTFFHYFRSKEEIILAWQKALPDELYAEILKRGVDASPIATTQAALIELAANMHPDVAVLIGRIVQSTEQLQSGNQAKFLRMEHAAYGALCELWPDAARRVGLHLAAMVGVGSMRLAIDAWVAEGCQRPLREYLEANFNCLKTEVGAC; encoded by the coding sequence ATGGAACCCGAGTTGAAACACAGAGATGGCGTTCGAGAAAAGAAACGCCGCGAGATGTACCGTCGTATCACCGACGTAGGTCTGACACTGTTCGCAGAGCATGGCTACGAGGCCACGACACTCGATGCGATTGCAGAAGCGTCGGGCATTGCACGTCGTACCTTCTTTCATTATTTCCGCTCTAAAGAAGAAATAATCTTGGCTTGGCAAAAGGCGCTGCCTGACGAGCTATATGCCGAAATATTGAAGCGGGGTGTAGATGCATCCCCAATCGCCACGACCCAAGCGGCTTTAATTGAGCTGGCAGCGAATATGCATCCGGATGTCGCGGTATTGATCGGTAGGATCGTCCAGTCCACTGAACAGCTTCAATCGGGTAATCAGGCCAAATTTCTGCGAATGGAGCACGCCGCCTACGGAGCATTATGCGAGCTTTGGCCGGATGCTGCGAGACGGGTTGGGCTACATCTGGCAGCAATGGTTGGAGTCGGGTCTATGCGCCTTGCGATCGATGCTTGGGTTGCCGAAGGATGTCAGAGGCCCCTTAGAGAGTATCTCGAGGCGAACTTCAATTGCCTGAAAACTGAAGTAGGTGCTTGCTAG
- a CDS encoding IS3 family transposase — protein MGQSRNARQNRETGQQAARSQKQNFATASPNATLGRRTRHIKKSSAVLRQGTRVKYRFMNEHRLQYAITTLCRVLQVARAGFYRWLHKPVSDRENENGRLLGLIHDSYAASRGVHGARREFADLREAGESCGKHRVAALMRTNKIKTLRGYKAPRAIKGRPSIIAANRLNRAFTVDAPSKVWVTDITYIRTWQGWLYLAVVLDLYARKVVGWSMKPTLGKELALDALLIAVLRRKPRARVIVHSDQGSQYGSDDWKRFCLANHLEPSMSRRGNCWDNAVAESFFSSLKKERIRKRI, from the coding sequence ATGGGTCAAAGCCGTAACGCCCGACAAAACCGAGAAACAGGCCAGCAAGCTGCTCGAAGCCAAAAGCAAAATTTTGCGACTGCGAGCCCAAATGCGACGCTTGGAAGAAGAACGCGACATATTAAAAAAAGCAGCGCGGTACTTCGCCAGGGAACCCGAGTGAAATACCGCTTTATGAACGAGCATCGACTCCAATACGCAATCACTACGCTGTGTCGGGTTTTGCAAGTTGCTCGTGCCGGGTTCTATCGATGGCTACACAAGCCTGTTTCTGATCGAGAAAATGAGAATGGTCGGCTGTTAGGGCTGATCCACGACTCCTATGCAGCCAGTCGAGGTGTGCATGGCGCACGCAGGGAGTTTGCTGACTTGCGCGAGGCTGGAGAAAGTTGCGGCAAGCACCGTGTTGCGGCATTGATGCGCACCAATAAAATCAAGACGCTCAGAGGCTATAAAGCCCCGCGCGCAATCAAAGGGAGGCCATCGATCATTGCCGCCAATCGACTCAACCGGGCCTTCACTGTCGATGCCCCTAGTAAGGTGTGGGTGACTGATATCACTTACATCCGAACGTGGCAGGGATGGTTATATCTGGCCGTCGTACTGGATCTCTACGCTCGCAAGGTGGTTGGCTGGTCAATGAAGCCAACGCTGGGCAAGGAGCTGGCGCTGGACGCACTGCTCATTGCGGTATTGCGCCGTAAACCCAGAGCCAGAGTCATCGTGCATTCGGATCAGGGGAGCCAATATGGCAGCGATGACTGGAAACGTTTTTGTTTGGCCAACCACCTAGAGCCGAGTATGAGCCGCCGAGGAAACTGCTGGGACAATGCCGTGGCGGAGTCTTTTTTTAGCAGCCTGAAAAAAGAACGCATACGCAAGAGGATCTAA
- a CDS encoding MoaF C-terminal domain-containing protein, with protein sequence MPAQNGDLWRQNRHEQYEVRGRNPSCLLQPEETAALFEAVEVRPGIFVVEFLKPEHQESATLVWKYETGDVLAAVSAFYHRGNEKRTRTDFMTAVVDGKQGGAPIIQASSLVGKRVLYRYSADDWYEHVYLGAQTMAWHCVNGAEKGMADVERGAYFDVADDLYVLFWTETVMPVESVIVVDLAQMRSVGRFFCWDPKPEKLIHLTFGSKATVLNETAYPASF encoded by the coding sequence ATGCCCGCGCAGAATGGTGACCTATGGCGCCAAAACCGTCATGAACAGTATGAAGTGAGAGGACGAAATCCTTCTTGTCTTCTGCAACCGGAAGAGACTGCTGCGTTGTTCGAAGCGGTGGAGGTACGGCCCGGCATCTTTGTCGTCGAATTCCTGAAACCCGAACACCAGGAGTCGGCCACCCTAGTGTGGAAATACGAGACTGGCGACGTGTTGGCGGCAGTCTCTGCCTTTTACCATCGAGGGAATGAAAAACGCACCCGTACCGATTTCATGACCGCCGTGGTCGATGGCAAGCAAGGTGGGGCACCCATTATCCAGGCATCCAGCCTGGTAGGTAAGCGCGTGCTGTACCGCTACAGCGCGGACGATTGGTATGAACACGTCTATCTCGGCGCGCAAACCATGGCCTGGCACTGCGTGAACGGTGCGGAAAAAGGCATGGCGGATGTCGAGCGTGGCGCTTATTTCGACGTTGCCGATGACCTTTACGTGCTGTTCTGGACCGAAACGGTCATGCCGGTGGAATCAGTCATTGTCGTGGACCTTGCGCAAATGCGTTCCGTCGGACGCTTCTTTTGCTGGGACCCAAAGCCTGAAAAGCTGATCCACCTCACCTTTGGTTCGAAGGCGACGGTACTGAACGAGACGGCGTACCCTGCTTCATTTTGA
- a CDS encoding glutathione S-transferase family protein: MRGVGFMFTGSIPMPQTQLTLVSHPLCPFVQRVAIVLNEKGISFERIHVDLRDKPDWFLALSPTAKVPLL; the protein is encoded by the coding sequence ATGCGTGGGGTGGGCTTCATGTTTACAGGGAGCATTCCAATGCCACAAACGCAATTGACACTCGTCAGCCACCCTCTATGCCCTTTCGTTCAGCGTGTCGCCATTGTTTTGAACGAAAAAGGGATTTCTTTCGAGCGAATCCATGTTGATCTTCGCGACAAGCCAGACTGGTTCCTCGCTTTGTCTCCAACGGCCAAGGTTCCGCTGCTCTAG
- a CDS encoding alpha/beta fold hydrolase — MTMPAYAPDFSMADQLTLVADDGYRLAAIRYSAQGSLKGNLIMAGATGVQQRFYRRFAEHASKQGFNVLTMDYRGIGASKPKSLKGFEMSYLDWGWLDLAAAVEHMDDGITPLYWVGHSFGGHALGLLPNHHRITAAYCFGTGAGWAGWMPRLEAFKVRLLWSCILPLIVAHKGYMAWSLLGMGDDLPKGVYKAWRRWCAYPHYFFDDPAMAAVVDRYARVHAPCMFANAVDDPWAPPVSRDAFIKGYRNAPLRVRDLHPDTKKQPIGHMGYFRPSAAPVWDELLEWLVSHKAETTKQHRLTEA, encoded by the coding sequence ATGACGATGCCGGCTTACGCACCCGATTTCTCTATGGCTGATCAATTAACGTTGGTGGCTGACGATGGCTATCGACTAGCGGCTATCCGTTATTCTGCACAGGGGTCGTTGAAGGGCAACCTCATCATGGCGGGGGCGACGGGGGTGCAACAGCGTTTCTACCGCCGCTTCGCCGAGCATGCCAGCAAACAAGGCTTCAACGTCCTGACAATGGATTACCGGGGCATAGGAGCCTCCAAGCCCAAATCACTGAAAGGGTTTGAGATGTCCTACCTGGACTGGGGTTGGCTCGACCTGGCAGCGGCAGTCGAACATATGGATGACGGCATTACGCCGCTTTACTGGGTCGGTCACTCTTTTGGTGGACATGCACTGGGGTTGCTACCCAATCATCACCGCATCACGGCCGCCTACTGCTTCGGTACGGGGGCCGGGTGGGCCGGGTGGATGCCGAGGCTGGAGGCTTTCAAGGTCCGCTTGCTGTGGTCATGCATCCTGCCTTTGATCGTCGCACACAAGGGCTACATGGCCTGGAGTCTGCTGGGCATGGGCGACGACTTGCCGAAGGGGGTCTACAAAGCATGGCGACGCTGGTGCGCCTACCCCCATTACTTCTTCGACGACCCGGCGATGGCTGCTGTCGTTGATCGCTACGCGCGAGTTCACGCGCCCTGCATGTTTGCCAACGCAGTGGATGATCCGTGGGCACCACCCGTATCGCGGGATGCTTTCATCAAGGGCTATCGCAATGCCCCGTTGCGGGTACGCGACCTTCATCCCGACACAAAAAAACAGCCCATTGGACACATGGGCTATTTCCGCCCATCTGCCGCGCCAGTCTGGGACGAGTTACTCGAATGGCTTGTTTCCCACAAGGCCGAGACGACGAAACAGCACCGACTGACCGAGGCTTAG
- a CDS encoding IS3 family transposase, with protein MARADVFDFIEAFYNRTRRHSHLGGVSPESFENASL; from the coding sequence ATGGCCCGTGCCGACGTATTCGATTTTATTGAAGCATTCTATAACCGAACGCGTCGTCACAGTCACCTGGGCGGCGTCAGTCCTGAGTCCTTCGAAAATGCCTCACTTTGA
- a CDS encoding crotonase/enoyl-CoA hydratase family protein translates to MSEANSGPGRVTREQRGHLFLIGLDRAGKRNAFDSAMLNDLALALGEYERNADMRCAVVFAHGEHFTAGLDLMELTPKLASGGFKYPDGGIDPWGVSKPRRTKPIVLVVQGTCYTAGIELMLNADIAIAASNTRFAHLEVLRGIPPSGGSTVRFTQAAGWTNAMRYMLTGEEFDADDALGMRLLTEVVEPGQELPRAIEYAERIAKAAPLAIKATLQSAFQARDEGDDAALSNLNELLFTLIKSEDVREGVMAMMQKREPQFKGR, encoded by the coding sequence ATGAGCGAAGCAAACAGCGGTCCGGGTCGAGTCACCCGGGAGCAGCGTGGTCATCTGTTCCTTATCGGTCTGGATCGGGCCGGCAAACGTAATGCTTTCGACAGCGCCATGCTGAACGACCTAGCCTTGGCGCTGGGTGAGTACGAGCGCAATGCGGACATGCGCTGCGCAGTCGTGTTTGCCCACGGCGAGCATTTCACCGCTGGCTTGGATCTGATGGAACTGACGCCAAAGCTGGCTTCGGGGGGATTCAAGTATCCCGATGGAGGCATCGATCCTTGGGGCGTCTCGAAGCCGCGTCGCACCAAACCGATTGTCCTCGTCGTACAAGGTACCTGCTACACAGCAGGCATCGAGCTGATGCTCAACGCCGACATCGCAATAGCCGCGAGCAACACCCGCTTCGCTCATCTGGAAGTCTTGCGTGGTATTCCACCCTCCGGCGGTTCCACTGTGCGCTTCACACAAGCGGCCGGATGGACCAACGCAATGCGCTACATGCTGACCGGCGAAGAGTTCGATGCCGATGATGCATTAGGTATGCGTCTGCTGACCGAGGTTGTTGAGCCCGGGCAGGAGTTGCCTCGTGCCATCGAATACGCCGAACGCATCGCCAAGGCCGCCCCCCTGGCGATCAAGGCTACGTTGCAGTCCGCCTTCCAGGCTCGAGATGAAGGCGACGATGCCGCCCTCTCCAATCTCAATGAGCTGTTGTTCACGCTGATCAAGAGTGAAGACGTGCGTGAAGGTGTGATGGCGATGATGCAGAAACGCGAGCCGCAATTCAAAGGCCGTTAA
- a CDS encoding TetR/AcrR family transcriptional regulator: MNTSTRDRMIVGAADLLRRKGLTATSMREVVRYSNTPRGSIAHHFPGGKRQLLEAAVEHAGREVTEPLKLLLHKYGPVNGMKRFVDLWRKILEESDYQAGCAVLAVSVEQYTSDQRGEAEPELEAQIQTQLLNQANAIFVQWREIIDSSLREAGVTKARSHSLALLAIAAIEGSVALCRAARSVEPLDLIWGEVKRSFERELT; this comes from the coding sequence ATGAACACTTCTACTCGAGATCGAATGATTGTCGGCGCAGCGGATCTTCTACGACGCAAGGGGCTGACAGCAACCAGCATGCGTGAGGTGGTGCGCTACTCAAACACGCCGCGCGGATCCATTGCCCATCATTTTCCTGGCGGTAAGCGCCAACTGCTTGAAGCCGCGGTTGAGCATGCCGGACGCGAAGTCACGGAGCCGCTGAAATTACTGTTGCATAAATACGGCCCAGTGAATGGCATGAAACGCTTCGTTGATTTGTGGCGAAAAATTTTGGAAGAATCCGACTATCAGGCTGGTTGTGCGGTATTGGCCGTTTCAGTGGAGCAGTACACATCCGATCAACGTGGCGAAGCTGAGCCCGAACTCGAAGCGCAAATCCAGACTCAACTGCTAAATCAAGCCAACGCCATCTTTGTGCAATGGCGAGAAATCATCGATTCATCGCTACGGGAGGCTGGAGTGACCAAGGCTCGGTCACACAGTCTGGCGCTACTGGCAATCGCCGCTATCGAGGGGTCTGTCGCTCTTTGCAGGGCAGCCCGCAGTGTAGAACCGCTCGACTTGATATGGGGGGAAGTGAAACGGAGTTTTGAAAGGGAACTGACCTAG
- a CDS encoding aldo/keto reductase family oxidoreductase has translation MKSSYLGGTFTPAGTSLCLKRMGYGTMQLPGPHVWGPPRDREAALEVLRDAIAIGANHIDTAEFYGPGTSNQLIREALSPYPDDLTIITKVGFVRGQDASWTPDHTPDGLKRAVHENLASLGLETLDVVNLRLGGPNSPDDRSVLQPLQALIELQHQGVIRHIGLSNVTPTQFAEAKSVAKIVCVQNQYNLVKRDDDDFIDSLAAEGVAYVPFFPLGGFSPLQSSLLSQVAEEVGATPKQVALAWLLQRSPNILVIAGTSSPVHLRENFAASDLVLSDTQVAKLNSVSGQVD, from the coding sequence ATGAAATCTTCTTACCTCGGAGGCACGTTCACTCCGGCTGGCACTTCGTTATGTCTGAAGCGTATGGGCTATGGAACTATGCAATTGCCCGGCCCTCATGTATGGGGGCCACCGCGTGATAGGGAAGCGGCTCTTGAAGTGTTGCGCGATGCAATAGCAATAGGCGCCAATCACATCGACACGGCCGAATTCTACGGTCCCGGTACATCTAACCAACTAATCCGCGAAGCGCTGTCGCCATATCCTGATGACCTGACGATCATAACCAAGGTCGGTTTCGTACGCGGTCAAGATGCGTCTTGGACGCCCGATCATACGCCGGATGGACTCAAGCGCGCCGTGCATGAAAACCTTGCCAGCCTCGGCCTCGAAACGCTCGATGTCGTCAACCTAAGGCTCGGCGGTCCTAATAGCCCGGATGATCGATCAGTCTTACAGCCGCTCCAAGCTCTCATCGAGTTGCAGCATCAGGGTGTGATCCGTCATATTGGCCTGAGCAATGTTACTCCGACACAGTTTGCAGAAGCCAAATCGGTAGCGAAGATTGTTTGCGTCCAAAATCAGTACAATTTGGTCAAGCGAGATGACGACGATTTCATCGACTCTCTAGCAGCGGAAGGAGTGGCTTATGTTCCATTTTTCCCACTAGGTGGTTTTTCTCCCCTGCAATCGTCGCTTCTTTCACAAGTGGCTGAAGAGGTCGGAGCAACTCCGAAGCAGGTTGCACTAGCATGGCTTCTGCAGCGCTCTCCAAATATTCTGGTGATCGCGGGAACTTCTTCTCCAGTTCATCTTAGAGAGAATTTTGCCGCCTCAGATCTCGTGCTGTCAGACACACAGGTGGCGAAACTCAATAGCGTTTCAGGACAGGTCGATTAG
- a CDS encoding AMP-binding protein has translation MNRFNKKDNETLKLVRSGQSSGELADLGVCTIEELLQRSATKMPHAPALSAMGASISYEQLQNLSASVATWLINQGLQPGARVAVALPNMLAHPVACLGIIRAGLIAVCVNPLYTPQELAQVFKDSEVKAVFLFGPMGQGVQQAMLQAGVSLAVQVAPGDQLGWRRTLVNWVAHRRLGSKLTGIEGAIDWRKVVATRATKLRQRGPIAAEQTAFIIYSGGTTGQPKGVPISHRALLFNVAQQYSALRPHLLGRAEQDYVLLLAVPLYHILGLGNLLFTLAKGGKAVLVMNPRDTTAFIKEWSRHRVSSFPGVTTLYNSLLEHENFRSQDFTDLALCLGAGMPVSESTAKLWHRITGCHITEAYGMTETGLISCNPAGRSRPGSVGLPVTGVEISLRGEDEEEVTIGAGEICVRSPAIMAGYWQRPEENAAAFTHDGFFRTGDIGLFDLDGYLSLVDRKKEMIISSGFKVFPSEIERILNAHPGVLESAVVPAPDEKAGEVPIAYVVRRQPYLDEALVIAHCEKHLVSYKRPRRIIFRDELPKSNVGKILRKELVGIEQEEHSR, from the coding sequence ATGAATCGTTTTAATAAAAAAGATAACGAGACGCTGAAGTTAGTCCGTAGCGGGCAGAGTAGCGGCGAGCTTGCCGACCTCGGAGTTTGCACCATCGAAGAGCTGCTGCAGCGTAGTGCTACCAAAATGCCTCATGCCCCTGCCCTGTCGGCCATGGGTGCCAGCATAAGTTATGAGCAATTACAGAACCTGAGTGCCTCAGTAGCGACCTGGTTGATCAATCAAGGGCTGCAACCGGGCGCCCGGGTTGCAGTCGCTTTGCCAAACATGCTCGCCCATCCTGTGGCGTGCCTGGGAATTATCAGGGCGGGTTTGATCGCCGTCTGCGTAAACCCTTTGTATACACCGCAGGAGCTGGCACAGGTTTTCAAGGACAGTGAAGTCAAAGCTGTATTTCTCTTCGGCCCCATGGGCCAGGGAGTCCAGCAGGCCATGCTCCAGGCCGGGGTGAGTCTTGCTGTGCAAGTCGCTCCAGGTGATCAACTAGGCTGGCGACGGACATTGGTCAATTGGGTAGCCCATCGGCGCTTGGGCAGTAAGCTCACCGGCATAGAAGGCGCCATCGACTGGCGCAAGGTCGTAGCCACTCGGGCGACCAAACTCCGTCAACGTGGGCCCATCGCAGCCGAGCAGACAGCCTTCATAATCTATAGCGGTGGCACTACGGGGCAACCCAAAGGCGTACCCATCAGTCATCGGGCTCTGCTGTTCAACGTTGCCCAACAGTATTCGGCTCTGCGTCCGCATCTTTTAGGCAGAGCTGAGCAGGACTACGTGTTACTGCTCGCGGTGCCGCTCTACCATATTCTCGGCCTGGGCAATCTGCTCTTCACCTTGGCCAAAGGTGGTAAAGCGGTGTTGGTGATGAATCCACGCGATACCACGGCGTTTATCAAAGAATGGTCCCGTCACCGAGTAAGCAGTTTCCCCGGAGTCACCACCCTCTACAACTCGCTCCTGGAGCATGAAAACTTCCGCTCGCAGGACTTCACCGACCTCGCCCTTTGTCTCGGTGCGGGCATGCCAGTCAGCGAGTCCACGGCCAAGCTCTGGCATCGGATCACCGGCTGCCATATCACCGAAGCCTACGGTATGACCGAAACCGGGCTGATCTCCTGCAACCCAGCGGGGCGTTCACGCCCCGGCTCGGTAGGTTTACCAGTAACGGGAGTTGAAATTTCCCTACGGGGCGAGGATGAAGAAGAAGTCACTATTGGCGCCGGCGAGATATGTGTGCGTAGTCCGGCCATCATGGCCGGTTATTGGCAGCGTCCCGAAGAAAATGCCGCCGCCTTCACCCACGATGGTTTCTTCCGTACAGGAGACATCGGCCTCTTCGATCTGGATGGGTATCTGAGCCTGGTTGACCGAAAAAAGGAAATGATCATTTCCTCGGGGTTCAAGGTATTCCCCTCGGAGATCGAGCGGATCTTGAACGCTCACCCCGGAGTACTGGAGTCGGCAGTTGTACCGGCCCCGGACGAAAAGGCGGGGGAAGTACCCATCGCCTATGTCGTACGTCGTCAACCTTACTTGGATGAAGCTCTCGTGATCGCACACTGCGAAAAACACCTGGTCAGCTATAAACGCCCTCGTCGCATCATATTTCGGGACGAGTTACCCAAGAGCAATGTGGGCAAAATTCTGCGCAAGGAGTTGGTGGGGATCGAGCAGGAGGAGCACTCCCGATGA
- a CDS encoding cupin domain-containing protein: protein MTARPTLPNPIDSVALASLDAPEGWLAYPLGDDVIEGNPDTRMKLLRTVGVKTPYKAVAFFTSQPSKFDWRFENDEAFVLLEGCIAITMDTGERFEMTAGDAVSIPAGHTGVCEVLEFSRKFTVVTSGGVE from the coding sequence ATGACTGCTCGTCCAACGCTTCCCAATCCAATCGATTCCGTAGCCCTGGCCTCGCTCGACGCACCCGAAGGCTGGCTTGCCTACCCGCTGGGCGATGATGTAATCGAAGGTAATCCCGATACACGGATGAAGTTGCTTCGCACCGTAGGCGTGAAAACCCCGTACAAAGCCGTCGCGTTTTTTACTTCTCAACCTTCGAAGTTCGACTGGCGCTTTGAAAACGATGAAGCCTTCGTACTGCTTGAAGGTTGTATCGCAATCACTATGGACACCGGCGAGCGATTCGAGATGACAGCCGGCGATGCTGTCTCTATTCCGGCAGGACACACCGGTGTCTGCGAAGTCTTGGAGTTCAGCCGGAAATTCACCGTGGTGACGAGTGGGGGCGTCGAGTAA
- a CDS encoding acyl-CoA dehydrogenase family protein, with protein MLQYQAPLEECDFLARKVLRLPELLPLLPEHCHIDIDLFKATLEVGAELTQEQLLPLNGSGDVEGCRLENGEVKTPRGFQSAYRLFQENGWPALTVPMAIGGQGFPGAAGVFFDEMLASSNVSFSIFSNVREGVLRCIDRFGDEQVRSLFSDKLASGEWLGTMCLTEPQAGSDLGLIRTTAIAQPDDSYLLSGAKIFISNGDHDLSVNIVHLVLARTESAPAGTGGLSLFVVPKYQLDGRNSGNGVSVVSLEHKHGIRANATCALSFENAKGYRVGELNRGLACMFVLMNSARLAVGVQTVGLAEIAYQNALSYTQERLQGRALNGATHPDQAADPLLSHIGVKSILVQQRLFIEPARLLCAWVGTLLDEARCHPDDLRRTKAFHLAELLTPIVKGYLSHHAGTHIASALQLFGGNGYIVETGMEQLLRDAAICPIYEGTNYIQSLDLLGRKTLGDQGQRLGIFLSHIPTLAKRLRERPDLEDVATTLSAWQVEFEPLIQQLSVDTVFNRDVVGLVAPDFLELLGTVVFGYLWAWIADAAAPSTSNEDFLRSKPALARLYFSEAELRVPSLIEKLKRNASRLEQLKQIQLG; from the coding sequence ATGCTTCAGTACCAAGCACCATTGGAGGAGTGCGATTTCCTCGCTCGCAAGGTTCTTCGACTTCCAGAGCTGTTGCCTCTGCTACCAGAGCACTGCCATATCGACATCGACCTGTTCAAGGCAACTCTGGAGGTCGGTGCCGAACTCACCCAGGAACAACTGCTGCCTTTGAACGGCAGCGGCGACGTCGAGGGCTGCCGGCTCGAAAATGGTGAAGTCAAAACCCCGCGGGGTTTTCAATCGGCTTACCGCCTGTTCCAAGAGAACGGTTGGCCCGCCCTGACAGTGCCAATGGCGATCGGGGGGCAAGGCTTCCCAGGAGCAGCCGGTGTTTTCTTTGATGAAATGCTCGCTTCCTCCAACGTGTCTTTCAGCATCTTCTCCAATGTCCGCGAAGGTGTTCTACGTTGCATCGACCGATTCGGCGATGAACAGGTTCGATCCCTGTTTTCCGACAAACTAGCCAGCGGTGAATGGCTTGGCACCATGTGCCTTACCGAGCCTCAAGCCGGCAGTGATCTTGGTTTGATTCGCACGACAGCAATTGCCCAGCCGGATGATTCCTACTTGCTCAGTGGAGCCAAGATATTCATTTCGAACGGCGATCACGATCTGAGCGTAAACATTGTTCATTTGGTTCTCGCCAGGACGGAAAGCGCACCAGCAGGTACCGGCGGCCTCAGCCTGTTCGTCGTGCCAAAGTACCAATTGGATGGACGTAACTCAGGGAACGGCGTGTCAGTCGTTTCGCTTGAACATAAACATGGTATTCGCGCCAACGCTACTTGCGCCTTGTCGTTCGAGAATGCCAAGGGCTATCGCGTTGGAGAACTGAACCGAGGCCTGGCTTGCATGTTCGTGCTAATGAACAGTGCACGGCTGGCTGTCGGTGTCCAAACCGTAGGCCTGGCTGAGATCGCTTACCAGAATGCGCTGAGCTACACCCAGGAGCGCCTTCAAGGCCGTGCGCTGAACGGTGCTACACACCCGGATCAAGCAGCCGATCCTTTGCTCAGCCATATTGGCGTCAAGTCGATCCTTGTCCAGCAGAGGTTGTTCATCGAACCCGCTCGCCTACTTTGCGCCTGGGTCGGTACGCTGCTCGATGAGGCGCGCTGCCACCCAGATGACTTGCGGCGCACTAAGGCTTTCCACCTTGCAGAACTGCTGACACCCATCGTCAAGGGCTATCTCTCGCATCATGCAGGTACACATATCGCTTCGGCGCTCCAGCTCTTCGGCGGGAACGGATACATAGTCGAAACCGGCATGGAGCAATTGCTAAGGGATGCGGCTATCTGTCCGATCTACGAAGGCACGAACTATATCCAGTCGCTGGACTTGCTGGGGCGCAAGACCTTGGGTGACCAGGGGCAGCGCTTGGGAATCTTCCTGAGCCACATTCCAACACTTGCCAAGCGTCTGCGCGAACGCCCAGATCTGGAGGATGTTGCAACGACTTTGAGTGCCTGGCAGGTCGAGTTCGAACCATTGATTCAACAACTGTCCGTCGACACCGTTTTCAACCGGGATGTCGTGGGGTTGGTTGCGCCAGACTTTCTTGAACTACTGGGGACTGTTGTTTTTGGCTATTTGTGGGCATGGATTGCGGACGCCGCCGCGCCGTCAACGTCTAATGAGGATTTCCTCAGAAGCAAACCTGCCCTCGCCCGCCTGTATTTTTCCGAAGCCGAATTACGAGTGCCTTCGCTTATCGAAAAGCTAAAGCGCAATGCCTCGCGTCTTGAGCAGCTCAAACAAATCCAACTCGGCTAG